The stretch of DNA AATCCTGTATCTGACCGATAATACAGGAGAAATACTCTTTGATAGGATTTTGATTGAGGAGCTTAACAAAGAGGTTGTCTGTGCCCTGAGGGATAAACCTATTATAAATGATGCTACTATTGAAGATGCTAAGTATTGCGGATTGGATAAAGCAGCTGTGGTAATCTCATCTGGCTGTGATGCCCCGGGAATACTTTTAGACCGCTGCTCTGAAGAATTTCTCCACCTTTATGAGCAGGCAGATTTGATTATCAGCAAAGGCCAAGGGAATTTTGAGGCACTAACAGATGAAGATAAACCAATATACTTTTTATTTAAGGTGAAATGCCCGGTAGTGGCTAAAGATGTCGGTGGTGAAGTTGGAGATATAGTTCTAAAGGGACCGGATAAATGGTAACTGGTTAACTGGTAACTGGTTACCAGTTACCAGTTACCAATTACCAATTACCACCAATAAAGGAAACATACTTCTATGAAGATTAAGATATTGGCGGATAGCTATGCAGTAAGCAGAAGGTTTTCTACAGGTTGGGGTGTAGCCTTTTTAATTGGGGAGGAGCTGTTATTTGATACTGGAGAGCGGGGAGAGATATTGTTTCATAATATGGAGCAGATGGGTGTCTCAGCCACAGATTTAAAAACGGTGGTTATCTCCCATGACCACTGGGACCATACCGGAGGACTGTGGGCGCTGTTAGAGCAGAATCCTCAGATTAAAGTTTATGCCTGTCCTAATTTTAGCTCGGAATTCAAGGAGAAGGTCGGCTTCGCTGGAGCAGAGCTGATTGAAGCCAGCCGCTTTACTCAGATAGCCGAAGATATTTACACCACCGGTGAGATTGCCGGGACATACAATGACAAGTATATGGCTGAGCAGGCATTAATAGTTAAATCCCAGAGAGGACTGACAATCCTTACTGGCTGTGCCCATCCAGGGATAATTAAGATTCTGGAGAAGGTGAAAGAAAATCTGGCGGAAGACATCTATTTAGTTATGGGTGGATTCCATCTAATAGAAGCAGATGAACGGGTTGTTGACTTAATTATAGATAGGTTTTGCCAGTTAGAGATAGCCTCAGTTGCTCCTACCCATTGCAGCGGTGAAGAAACAAAGGCGTTATTTAAAAAAGAGTATCAGAATGACTTTATACCTGTAAAAACAGGAATGGCCATAGAGGTTTGATAGGAGGTGATGAGCTATGCCTATATATGAATATAGATGCCAGAAATGTGGTGAGAAGTTTGAGCTTCTGCAAGGGATAAATGAAACTCCTGTATGCAATAGTTGTGGAAGTAAAGAGTTGTCCAGGATCTTCTCCTCAGCAGCAGTGATGGGTGGAAGTAGCCAGACAGAGGCTTCAGGCAGTTGTTGTGGATTAACCAATCCCTGTAGTGAGCCCAAAAGATGCTGTGGGGCTTAAAATAGGGCTGGCAGAGTCGCAGAAAAAATTAAGGTTGTTTCAGAACCTTATTATGGGGGCCTACCCGGCGAAGGATATAAGTATCTTTTTCAATCTTGAAGGAGAATCGGATACCTTTGGTGATTCTTCCTTCCCAGATGCCTTTCTTGCCCTTCTCTCCTTCCATCTTTTTAGTGTGGAGGGATGGATGGTGAGGATTTTTTAGAAGAAGCCGAATCTGTTTATTTATCTGTTCTTGAGTTTGAATAGGTAGATTTTTATAGTCATACTTAAAGCTATCAGTATAACGAGCCTTCATATATTAACTCCTAAGAGATTTAATTAAATCTTCAGGATTATCAAAGGGACCTGTTAGCCGTCCAGCTTTAATATCCTCATCCGCTTCGGCTTCTGCCTTCTCCCAATCCCAGTTATCGAAGTATGGTGGAAGGGTAAGAACATCATCTAAAATCTCTTTTACGGCTTCGTCTCTTGAAGGCTTATGATGAGTTTCGCAATACTCATCTACACGGACTAATAAATCATCTGGTATCTGAATTGTTAGGGTAGTCATCTTTATCACCTCACCGATTTAGTATAACAGGTTTTATTGGAATTGTCAACAGATTTTTAGGAAAGGAAGGTAGAAATGATTATTGCCGTTGCCAGTGGTAAAGGAGGGACAGGTAAGACCACTATTGCCGTAAATTTAGCCCTGTCGCTTGATTGTGTTCAGTTGTTAGACTGCGATGTGGAAGAACCTAATGCCCATATCTTTCTAAAGCCTGAGATTAGAGAAACTCAAACAGTAAACATTCCCGTGCCCAGGGTGGATGAAAGTAAATGCAACTATTGCAGCAAGTGTGCTAAGGTTTGTGCCTATAATGCCATTGCGGTAATCAAGCAGAAGGTGCTAATCTTTCCTGAGATGTGCCATGGCTGTGGGGGCTGCACCTTGCTCTGCCCACAGGAGGCTATTAGCGAAGTTAATAAGGAGATTGGGGTGGTAGAGCTTGGGCAAAGCAATGGGGTGCAATTTGTCCATGGTAGGTTGAACATTGGTCAAGCTATGTCCCCGCCCCTTATCCGGGCGGTTAAAAGGAATATCAATCCTACCCGACTCTGTATTATTGATGCCCCGCCAGGCACCTCCTGCCCGGTAATCGAGGCGGTCAAAGAAACGGATTTCTGCCTGCTGGTGACTGAGCCGACCCCATTTGGTTTGTGTGACCTGGAACTGGCGGTTGAAGCGATTCGGCTCCTGAAAATTCCCTTTGGGGTGGTTATCAACCGGGCAGATATTGGGGATGAGGGAGTAAGAGAATACTGCTTGCGAGAAAATATCCCTATTTTGATGGAGATTCCAATGGATAGAAGGATTGCTGAGGCTTATTCCATTGGGGTGCCTATGGTGAAAAGCCTGCCTGAATGGAAAGAGAGATTCAGAGAA from bacterium encodes:
- a CDS encoding MBL fold metallo-hydrolase yields the protein MKIKILADSYAVSRRFSTGWGVAFLIGEELLFDTGERGEILFHNMEQMGVSATDLKTVVISHDHWDHTGGLWALLEQNPQIKVYACPNFSSEFKEKVGFAGAELIEASRFTQIAEDIYTTGEIAGTYNDKYMAEQALIVKSQRGLTILTGCAHPGIIKILEKVKENLAEDIYLVMGGFHLIEADERVVDLIIDRFCQLEIASVAPTHCSGEETKALFKKEYQNDFIPVKTGMAIEV
- a CDS encoding zinc ribbon domain-containing protein, translating into MPIYEYRCQKCGEKFELLQGINETPVCNSCGSKELSRIFSSAAVMGGSSQTEASGSCCGLTNPCSEPKRCCGA
- a CDS encoding ribbon-helix-helix domain-containing protein, with the protein product MTTLTIQIPDDLLVRVDEYCETHHKPSRDEAVKEILDDVLTLPPYFDNWDWEKAEAEADEDIKAGRLTGPFDNPEDLIKSLRS
- a CDS encoding ATP-binding protein, which produces MIIAVASGKGGTGKTTIAVNLALSLDCVQLLDCDVEEPNAHIFLKPEIRETQTVNIPVPRVDESKCNYCSKCAKVCAYNAIAVIKQKVLIFPEMCHGCGGCTLLCPQEAISEVNKEIGVVELGQSNGVQFVHGRLNIGQAMSPPLIRAVKRNINPTRLCIIDAPPGTSCPVIEAVKETDFCLLVTEPTPFGLCDLELAVEAIRLLKIPFGVVINRADIGDEGVREYCLRENIPILMEIPMDRRIAEAYSIGVPMVKSLPEWKERFRELYSSISGVSEDVMGVNSII